One Metamycoplasma canadense DNA segment encodes these proteins:
- the glyA gene encoding serine hydroxymethyltransferase, with amino-acid sequence MYKKISIVDKEIAEIINNESKRQTDHIELIASENYVSEDVLNAVGSCLTNKYGEGYPKKRYYGGCEFIDQIETLAQERAKKLFNVNFANVQPYSGSVANAAVYMALLQPGDKVLGLSLDSGGHLTHGYKISFSGIFYNSYSYKVNEDGFLDYDEILKIAKEIKPKMIICGYSAYSQIVEFDKFKKIADKVGAYLFADISHISGLIIAGLHPSPVGYADVIMTTTHKTLRGTRGAIILTNNEELAKKIDKAVFPGYQGGALFHQIAGKAVSFFEALQPEFIDYQKQLLKNSKVFCQTFINKNVKVISGLTKNHLFMIDVKSSYGLTGKKASEILQECNITVNKNSIPNDTESPLISSGIRLGTAAMTSRGFEEDEFIILANLIDKCLRDPDNESLKTIIKKEVAKLTSMFPIKRNYIKK; translated from the coding sequence ATGTATAAAAAAATATCAATAGTAGATAAAGAAATAGCTGAAATAATCAACAATGAATCAAAAAGACAAACAGATCATATTGAATTAATTGCATCAGAGAATTATGTTTCAGAAGATGTATTGAATGCTGTTGGTTCGTGTTTAACTAATAAATATGGAGAAGGTTATCCGAAAAAAAGATATTATGGTGGCTGTGAATTTATAGATCAAATTGAAACTTTAGCTCAAGAACGAGCTAAAAAACTTTTCAATGTTAATTTTGCTAATGTTCAGCCTTATTCAGGATCTGTTGCTAATGCTGCTGTTTATATGGCTTTATTACAACCGGGAGATAAAGTTTTAGGACTATCTCTTGATTCAGGAGGTCATTTGACACACGGCTACAAAATATCTTTCAGTGGAATTTTTTATAATTCTTATTCTTATAAAGTAAATGAAGATGGTTTTTTAGATTATGATGAAATATTAAAAATTGCTAAAGAAATAAAACCTAAAATGATAATTTGTGGCTATTCAGCATATTCACAAATTGTCGAATTTGATAAATTTAAAAAAATAGCTGACAAAGTAGGAGCTTATTTATTTGCTGATATTTCTCATATCTCAGGTTTAATTATTGCCGGTTTGCATCCGTCTCCTGTAGGTTATGCCGATGTTATTATGACTACTACACATAAAACCTTAAGAGGAACAAGAGGTGCAATAATTCTTACAAATAATGAAGAACTTGCTAAAAAAATTGATAAGGCGGTATTCCCAGGTTATCAAGGTGGCGCTTTGTTTCATCAAATTGCTGGTAAAGCTGTATCGTTTTTTGAAGCTTTGCAACCTGAATTTATAGATTATCAAAAGCAACTTTTAAAGAATTCAAAAGTATTCTGCCAAACATTCATAAATAAAAACGTAAAAGTGATTTCTGGTTTAACAAAAAATCACTTATTCATGATTGACGTTAAAAGCTCATATGGTTTAACCGGAAAAAAAGCTTCAGAAATTTTACAAGAATGTAATATAACTGTCAATAAAAACTCAATTCCTAATGATACTGAAAGTCCATTGATATCAAGCGGAATAAGATTAGGAACTGCCGCCATGACATCAAGAGGTTTTGAAGAAGATGAATTTATTATCTTAGCTAATTTAATTGATAAATGTTTAAGAGACCCTGATAATGAAAGTTTAAAAACAATAATTAAAAAAGAAGTAGCCAAATTAACTAGCATGTTTCCAATTAAAAGAAATTACATTAAAAAGTAA
- a CDS encoding DAK2 domain-containing protein translates to MKKINGKTWLEALTSGAYNLKNKQYSINALNVFPVPDGDTGSNMASTALGIEKVEANFDSHISFVSSKIAQNMLFSARGNSGVILSQIFKGFSVAFKDKKEIDSQDLIKGFEEASIYAYKAVLKPIEGTILTVIRETAQGLKESTLIDTTITEVFKTALQLARKSCDNTPNLLSVLKEVNVTDSGGEGLYAILEGILSYFENDPIQLLEKQDEVNKFISDTGVFEGEFGYCTEFIVELKKPKKFNKDLLIAKLEKHGSSLVVVQDESLLKVHIHAIRPGDVLNIVNSLGQFVKVKIENMTLQANDSKKNSIKNANEKKNSEPIASPLKKSAVISCNSGLGIINLLKENGVSYIIEGGQTNNPSINDIVQAINSVNAETIFILPNNSNIFLSAQQASTIIKDKKIIIIPTKSQAQSLSILYNFNEDNSTDENHNLMKDALMNIRYGEIAPSIKTTKIDGIKVKSGDFMVLAEGKIKETDSNFNGAAIKLLHKLISDETQIVTIFYGEGVTEADIIELQNYIEINFNVSIDVYNGGQSIYPYLISAE, encoded by the coding sequence ATGAAAAAAATTAATGGAAAAACATGATTGGAAGCCTTAACATCCGGTGCTTATAATTTGAAGAATAAACAATATTCAATAAATGCATTGAATGTTTTCCCTGTTCCAGATGGCGATACTGGTTCAAATATGGCTTCAACAGCCTTAGGAATTGAGAAGGTTGAAGCAAATTTTGATAGCCACATTTCTTTTGTATCATCAAAAATAGCACAAAATATGTTATTTTCAGCTCGTGGAAATTCAGGAGTTATTTTAAGTCAAATTTTTAAAGGTTTTTCAGTTGCTTTTAAAGATAAAAAAGAAATCGATTCTCAAGATTTGATTAAAGGATTTGAAGAGGCATCAATATATGCTTATAAAGCGGTTTTAAAACCAATTGAAGGAACAATTTTAACAGTTATACGTGAAACTGCACAAGGTTTGAAAGAAAGTACTTTGATTGATACAACCATTACTGAGGTATTTAAAACTGCACTTCAATTAGCAAGAAAAAGTTGTGATAATACACCTAATTTACTTTCTGTTTTAAAAGAAGTTAATGTAACCGATTCCGGGGGAGAAGGTCTTTATGCAATTTTAGAAGGTATATTATCTTATTTCGAAAATGACCCAATTCAATTACTAGAAAAACAAGATGAAGTTAATAAATTTATATCGGATACCGGGGTTTTTGAAGGTGAATTTGGATACTGCACTGAATTTATTGTTGAACTTAAAAAACCAAAAAAATTTAATAAAGATTTATTAATTGCAAAATTAGAAAAACATGGTAGTTCTTTGGTTGTTGTTCAAGATGAATCCCTTTTAAAAGTTCATATTCATGCAATAAGGCCAGGAGATGTTTTAAATATTGTTAACAGTTTAGGTCAATTTGTCAAGGTAAAAATTGAAAATATGACTTTACAAGCTAATGACAGTAAAAAAAATAGTATTAAAAATGCAAATGAGAAAAAAAATAGTGAACCGATTGCTTCTCCATTAAAAAAATCTGCTGTTATTTCTTGCAATTCTGGTTTAGGTATTATTAATTTATTAAAAGAAAATGGTGTTTCTTATATTATTGAAGGAGGACAAACTAATAACCCTTCAATTAATGATATCGTCCAAGCAATAAATTCAGTTAATGCTGAAACTATATTTATATTACCTAATAATTCAAACATATTTCTTTCAGCACAACAAGCTTCAACTATTATTAAAGATAAAAAAATTATTATTATTCCTACTAAATCACAAGCACAAAGTTTAAGTATCTTATATAACTTTAATGAAGACAATTCCACTGATGAAAATCATAATTTAATGAAAGATGCTTTAATGAATATTCGTTATGGCGAAATAGCTCCTTCAATCAAAACAACTAAAATCGATGGAATTAAAGTTAAATCAGGCGATTTTATGGTTTTAGCTGAGGGAAAAATAAAAGAAACTGATTCGAATTTTAATGGTGCAGCAATAAAACTTTTACATAAATTAATATCTGACGAAACTCAAATAGTTACAATTTTTTATGGCGAAGGTGTAACAGAAGCTGATATTATTGAACTACAAAATTATATTGAGATTAATTTTAATGTTTCGATTGATGTTTATAATGGTGGACAATCAATTTATCCTTACTTAATTTCTGCAGAATAG
- the plsX gene encoding phosphate acyltransferase PlsX produces MKKIVFDILNNDNGISYAIKAACSFKSKNKDYQIALVADKDIIEKELIKLKNKYKISIDDFIIVDSKNLVHIKNSPREVLKNSSSMLDAFNYLNENNFDGIVSSGDSGAFITLSSFKIKRLPNVSRPAFMPILPTLQNNKYALLLDAGANIETSYEYLNNWAVVASQYYELIFNKQKPSIGLLNVGTEEYKGSANLKEAYKLLKNNKEVNFTGFIEPKDGIAGNVDIILAEGQSGNIFLKTLEHSFLGFGKLLKNIINTNLLTKIGGLLLKRQLKKLKAKFDYRNVGGAYIVGLEKLVVKAHGGSDEIAFENALNQVKFLLEKKDFVKKLTNKLEVLNNEA; encoded by the coding sequence ATGAAAAAAATTGTTTTTGATATTTTAAATAATGATAATGGTATTTCATACGCAATAAAAGCCGCTTGTTCTTTTAAATCAAAAAATAAAGACTACCAAATAGCATTAGTTGCTGACAAAGATATTATAGAAAAAGAATTAATAAAATTAAAAAACAAGTATAAAATAAGCATTGATGATTTTATAATAGTTGATTCAAAAAATTTAGTGCATATTAAAAATAGCCCAAGAGAAGTTTTAAAAAATTCTTCATCAATGTTAGATGCCTTTAATTATTTAAATGAAAATAATTTTGATGGTATTGTAAGTAGTGGGGATAGTGGCGCATTCATTACACTTTCATCTTTTAAAATAAAAAGATTGCCAAATGTGTCAAGACCAGCTTTTATGCCTATTTTACCAACATTACAAAATAATAAATATGCTCTATTACTTGATGCTGGCGCAAACATTGAAACTTCATATGAATATCTTAATAACTGGGCCGTTGTTGCGTCACAATATTATGAATTAATTTTCAATAAACAAAAACCTTCAATTGGTCTTTTAAATGTCGGAACTGAAGAATACAAAGGAAGCGCCAATTTGAAAGAGGCTTATAAACTTTTAAAAAACAATAAGGAAGTTAATTTTACTGGTTTTATTGAACCAAAAGATGGTATAGCCGGCAATGTCGATATTATTCTAGCTGAAGGTCAAAGTGGTAATATCTTTTTAAAAACATTAGAACATTCATTTTTAGGTTTTGGCAAATTATTAAAAAACATAATTAATACAAATTTACTAACAAAAATTGGTGGACTATTATTAAAAAGACAACTAAAAAAATTAAAGGCTAAATTTGACTATAGAAACGTTGGTGGCGCTTATATTGTCGGTCTTGAAAAGTTAGTTGTAAAAGCTCATGGTGGATCGGATGAAATTGCTTTTGAAAATGCTTTAAATCAAGTTAAATTTTTATTAGAAAAAAAGGATTTTGTAAAAAAATTAACAAATAAACTTGAGGTCTTAAATAATGAAGCTTAA
- a CDS encoding ribonuclease III family protein has protein sequence MKLNKKELLFFDSLKNVLFKFKDIKIDNLNNEQKYILITAFTHKSYSNEHKNIQDNDFLEFVGDGVLQYILTKWILEQNINISPGEATKLRSKIVGRENLSRVAEKWKLFEGLRYSKSAFLNGINNKTISNLYEAFIGAIYQIYGIVIAEKISKQTLGFTFNNEIDKNHNHPKNALQEFFQKSSNSNVEYETVQFNNGTFGSTVLFENQIYGEGMGRTKKEAEKHAAINALMKLNKG, from the coding sequence ATGAAGCTTAATAAAAAAGAATTATTATTTTTTGATTCATTAAAAAATGTTTTATTTAAATTTAAAGATATAAAAATAGATAATTTAAACAATGAACAAAAATATATTTTAATTACTGCTTTTACTCATAAATCATATTCAAATGAACATAAAAATATTCAAGACAATGATTTTTTAGAGTTTGTTGGAGATGGGGTCTTGCAATATATTTTAACTAAATGAATTTTAGAACAAAATATTAATATTTCTCCTGGTGAAGCCACTAAATTAAGAAGTAAAATAGTAGGAAGAGAAAATCTTTCAAGAGTTGCAGAAAAGTGAAAATTATTTGAAGGATTAAGATATTCAAAATCTGCTTTCTTAAATGGGATAAACAATAAAACAATATCCAATTTATATGAGGCTTTTATTGGTGCTATATATCAAATTTATGGTATTGTAATTGCGGAGAAGATTTCAAAGCAAACACTTGGATTTACTTTTAATAATGAAATAGATAAAAATCATAATCATCCGAAAAATGCTTTGCAAGAATTTTTCCAAAAAAGTAGTAATTCAAACGTTGAATACGAAACAGTTCAATTTAATAATGGAACATTTGGTTCTACTGTTTTATTTGAAAACCAAATATATGGCGAAGGCATGGGTAGAACAAAAAAAGAAGCAGAAAAACATGCCGCAATAAACGCTTTAATGAAATTAAATAAAGGGTAA
- a CDS encoding AEC family transporter, whose amino-acid sequence MEIGQTKLSSGALFLGTISNTGLWGAIISTLIITFLGYILYKTKVLNDGAVGAVQKLIINIIIPFLSFYSFMKNAEKDDIKTYAIVFGLSAVYYIALTTMAIFWMKFLPKLVPKSVIRRAEADFNEYQKNVEFDIKQIWNQEAYLEKLQRKHLVTWLMCIYGSNILFATPIVLGVYGSTSSELGSLNIWNILYYVGGFGLSFSLVSGVKFTKKEFKYTLKKAFLNPAFIVVIIAILLWATQYIPKWGATVSDIQKTIYVQNGKITADKLATFGPNFSSLYGVTEGNKTIWYEFSRKFNNYVVYSGRPTGWFDWQVTMPYLAKPIKILAELISPLIWIVIGTSLAKTKIKEMFKNKQNWLFLFYKSGIMPLVILGLISFFVYKKLIPVNVGAVLVMVGSVPPGTTVVIYAQHFKNHGDYTSQVSSLSTLTSFIFIPAWLVIGQLALNSIAG is encoded by the coding sequence ATGGAAATAGGACAAACAAAATTATCGTCAGGCGCTTTGTTTTTAGGAACAATTAGTAATACAGGATTATGAGGAGCCATAATTTCCACTCTAATTATTACTTTTTTAGGATATATTCTTTATAAAACAAAAGTCTTAAATGACGGAGCAGTTGGTGCTGTTCAAAAACTAATTATCAATATTATTATTCCTTTTCTTTCTTTTTATTCATTTATGAAGAATGCAGAAAAGGATGATATTAAAACTTATGCAATTGTATTTGGATTAAGTGCTGTTTATTATATAGCACTAACAACAATGGCAATATTCTGAATGAAATTTTTGCCAAAACTTGTACCAAAAAGTGTTATAAGGAGAGCTGAAGCTGATTTTAATGAATATCAAAAAAATGTAGAATTTGATATTAAACAAATTTGAAACCAAGAAGCTTATTTAGAAAAATTACAAAGAAAACACTTAGTAACATGATTAATGTGTATTTATGGTTCAAATATTTTATTTGCTACCCCAATAGTTTTAGGGGTTTATGGAAGTACTAGCTCTGAACTAGGTTCTTTAAATATTTGAAATATTTTATATTATGTTGGAGGTTTTGGTCTTTCATTTTCACTTGTATCTGGTGTTAAATTTACAAAGAAGGAATTTAAGTACACACTTAAAAAAGCATTCTTAAATCCTGCTTTTATAGTTGTTATTATTGCTATCTTACTTTGAGCAACTCAATATATTCCAAAATGAGGAGCAACTGTAAGTGACATACAAAAAACAATCTATGTTCAAAATGGAAAAATAACCGCTGATAAATTAGCAACATTTGGACCAAATTTTAGTAGTTTATACGGTGTTACGGAAGGTAATAAAACTATTTGATATGAATTTAGTAGAAAATTTAACAATTATGTAGTGTACTCAGGAAGACCTACTGGTTGATTTGATTGACAAGTTACAATGCCTTATCTTGCAAAACCAATTAAAATTTTAGCTGAATTAATAAGTCCATTAATTTGGATAGTTATTGGTACAAGCTTAGCTAAAACAAAAATTAAAGAAATGTTTAAAAATAAACAAAATTGATTATTTTTATTTTACAAATCAGGAATTATGCCGCTTGTAATTCTAGGATTAATAAGCTTCTTTGTTTATAAAAAATTAATACCAGTCAATGTTGGAGCAGTTTTAGTTATGGTTGGATCAGTTCCTCCTGGAACTACTGTTGTTATATACGCACAACATTTTAAAAATCATGGTGATTACACATCACAAGTAAGTAGTTTATCAACACTAACAAGCTTTATTTTTATACCAGCATGACTAGTGATTGGTCAACTAGCATTAAATTCAATCGCGGGTTAA
- a CDS encoding coiled-coil domain-containing protein, which translates to MKKLKKFLLTFGFLAPLATLPILSAACDNKKEEAPKEIEELNKIKSEHATLKNKIDTLISSISEKEKNKKDLQKLLDDTSKKVKDLEKQINKLEQKSQGHNERPLGDEHANPSTSKEEAKEAKKEFDKSLASVEEYLKTLNDEKYQEIKKTLNDAVENAKKELTDELNKKQIEDIKNKIEEALEVAKDKKIEIEIPEKVNNFSIQEFKIHIVNVPGHGNHKQLYLKIAGNTEVHKFFEKKKNNAGVILTDSKKQEVYIRANFNNPKFHFDLEYLGAKNQLELFTYLPNENENKDYEIDTIELFNGDKKYKIDLGGKKLIFNPSKISGNIHFQ; encoded by the coding sequence ATGAAAAAACTAAAGAAATTTTTATTAACTTTTGGTTTTTTAGCACCTTTAGCAACGTTGCCAATACTATCGGCAGCTTGTGATAATAAAAAAGAAGAAGCTCCAAAAGAAATTGAAGAATTAAACAAAATAAAAAGCGAACATGCAACATTAAAAAATAAAATTGATACTTTAATTTCTTCAATATCTGAAAAAGAAAAAAACAAAAAAGATTTACAAAAACTTTTAGATGATACTTCTAAAAAAGTAAAAGATTTAGAAAAACAAATAAACAAACTTGAACAAAAATCTCAAGGTCATAATGAAAGACCTTTAGGAGATGAGCACGCTAATCCGTCAACATCTAAAGAAGAAGCTAAAGAAGCTAAAAAAGAATTTGATAAATCATTAGCAAGTGTTGAAGAATATTTAAAAACCTTAAATGATGAAAAATATCAAGAAATTAAGAAAACATTGAATGATGCTGTTGAAAATGCTAAAAAAGAATTAACAGATGAATTAAATAAAAAGCAAATTGAAGATATCAAAAATAAAATTGAAGAAGCTTTAGAAGTAGCTAAGGATAAAAAAATAGAAATAGAAATTCCTGAAAAAGTTAATAACTTTTCAATTCAAGAATTTAAAATACATATTGTAAATGTTCCTGGTCATGGTAATCATAAACAACTATACTTAAAAATCGCTGGTAATACAGAAGTTCACAAGTTTTTTGAAAAGAAAAAAAATAATGCTGGGGTAATCCTTACTGATTCAAAAAAACAAGAAGTATATATAAGAGCAAATTTCAATAATCCAAAATTCCATTTTGACTTAGAATATTTAGGCGCTAAGAACCAATTAGAATTATTTACTTATTTACCAAATGAAAATGAAAATAAAGATTATGAAATTGACACTATTGAATTATTTAATGGAGATAAAAAATATAAAATAGATTTGGGGGGTAAAAAATTAATTTTTAATCCTTCGAAAATAAGTGGAAATATTCATTTTCAATAA
- a CDS encoding variable surface lipoprotein: MKKLKKFLLTFGFLAPLATLPIISAACDNKKEETPKENKELEKIKSEHTTLKTKINELISSISEKEKSKKELQKLLGDAAKKIADLEKQINSLEQKSNKEKPLGDEPIISPQDPTISNEKTAEAKKQYDTLEKEANELLESLKDNKFAQIKTELEKVLNEAKEALKTEASLEKYTDFKQKLKLLKIKLLKKKKK; this comes from the coding sequence ATGAAAAAACTAAAGAAATTTTTATTAACTTTTGGTTTTTTAGCACCTTTAGCAACGTTGCCAATAATATCGGCAGCTTGTGATAATAAAAAAGAAGAAACTCCAAAAGAAAACAAAGAACTTGAAAAAATAAAAAGCGAACATACTACGCTAAAAACTAAAATTAATGAGTTGATTTCTTCAATATCAGAAAAAGAAAAAAGCAAAAAAGAACTACAAAAACTTTTAGGTGATGCTGCTAAAAAAATTGCAGATTTAGAAAAACAAATAAATAGTTTAGAACAAAAAAGTAATAAAGAAAAACCATTAGGAGATGAACCTATTATTTCTCCTCAAGATCCAACAATTTCTAATGAAAAAACAGCTGAAGCTAAAAAACAATATGATACTTTAGAAAAAGAAGCAAATGAACTTTTAGAATCATTGAAAGATAATAAATTTGCTCAAATTAAAACTGAATTAGAAAAAGTATTAAATGAAGCAAAAGAAGCTTTAAAAACTGAAGCTAGTTTAGAAAAATACACTGATTTCAAACAAAAATTGAAGCTGCTAAAAATAAAGCTACTGAAGAAAAAGAAAAAATAG
- a CDS encoding alcohol dehydrogenase catalytic domain-containing protein, with translation MRAFVVTEPKKWSIQEVDVPKPKYKEILIKMETSGICHTDLHAANYDWLVKPKYPLIPGHEGIGKVVALGEGCTRLKIGDRVCLAWLHDACGYCEFCLTGKETLCPNQNMSAYTKDGSFAEYAIGHEDFVGIIPSKLDIITGAPIVCAGVTTYKALKQTKSKPGNFVAIIGIGGLGQLAIQYATAMGYRAIGIDLNDEKCELALKSGAEFAHNSAKDPDFIKKIIEETNGGVHAVVNTSVHPSAAEQGMSMLRRGGRQVLVGLPAKDKFGKDDFKVSIFWSVLFERELAGSIVGTRQDLAEAIEYAANGKVKSEVTKIVKLDEVADIFDKLQKGEFLGRAVIDFRK, from the coding sequence ATGAGGGCTTTTGTAGTAACCGAACCTAAAAAATGAAGTATTCAAGAAGTAGATGTCCCAAAACCAAAATATAAAGAAATTTTGATTAAAATGGAAACGTCAGGTATTTGTCATACCGATTTACATGCAGCAAATTATGATTGGTTAGTAAAACCAAAATACCCTCTTATTCCAGGTCATGAAGGTATTGGGAAAGTTGTTGCTCTTGGTGAAGGGTGTACAAGATTAAAAATTGGTGACAGAGTTTGCTTAGCTTGACTACACGATGCATGTGGTTATTGTGAATTTTGTTTAACTGGTAAAGAAACGCTTTGCCCTAATCAAAATATGTCAGCATACACAAAAGATGGGTCATTTGCAGAATATGCAATTGGTCATGAAGATTTTGTTGGCATTATCCCTTCAAAACTAGATATAATAACTGGAGCCCCAATTGTATGTGCAGGTGTGACAACTTACAAAGCATTAAAACAAACAAAATCAAAGCCAGGGAATTTCGTAGCAATCATTGGTATTGGTGGACTTGGACAACTAGCTATCCAATACGCGACTGCTATGGGATATAGAGCTATTGGTATTGATTTAAATGATGAAAAATGCGAATTAGCACTTAAATCCGGTGCAGAATTTGCACATAACTCTGCAAAAGATCCTGATTTTATTAAAAAAATTATTGAAGAAACAAATGGTGGAGTTCATGCTGTTGTTAACACTTCAGTTCATCCTTCGGCAGCTGAACAAGGTATGTCTATGCTTCGTAGAGGCGGCAGACAAGTACTTGTTGGACTACCAGCAAAAGATAAATTTGGGAAAGATGACTTTAAAGTATCAATTTTTTGATCAGTATTATTCGAAAGAGAACTAGCTGGCTCAATTGTTGGTACAAGACAAGATCTCGCCGAAGCTATTGAATATGCAGCTAATGGTAAGGTTAAATCAGAGGTTACAAAAATTGTAAAATTAGATGAAGTTGCTGATATCTTTGATAAATTACAAAAAGGCGAATTTCTTGGTCGCGCAGTTATTGATTTTAGAAAATAA